In Pseudomonas alcaliphila JAB1, a single window of DNA contains:
- a CDS encoding AlpA family phage regulatory protein, with protein sequence MNTNSLDHPSLNEVQRANPETALIRIQDVSALTGLNRVTIYKRIASDPTFPRQVPLSDSKARGAPVGFVLAEVQAWCSARIAKRDQEAQA encoded by the coding sequence ATGAACACCAATTCACTCGACCATCCCTCTCTCAACGAAGTACAGCGGGCAAATCCAGAGACTGCTCTGATCCGCATTCAAGATGTGAGCGCCCTCACTGGCCTTAACCGGGTCACGATTTACAAGCGGATTGCATCTGATCCGACTTTTCCACGCCAGGTGCCTTTGAGCGACAGCAAGGCACGCGGGGCACCTGTGGGGTTCGTCCTGGCGGAAGTTCAAGCATGGTGTAGCGCCCGGATCGCCAAGCGCGATCAGGAGGCCCAGGCATGA
- a CDS encoding KilA-N domain-containing protein, whose translation MSELIVHHHQQTTLAIDPADGMVNASLLVKRFSGRNPVEYLMLDSTIPTLARIAETNSKPLASHWQNSRLRTSNRLDFLREITAVGIIRQTPGTVDGHKAAAPGVAGNGVRDFVPGLWVHSDLAAGLARWAECRGESWRPSPLAEFVEQVLAEQTGGKASTQKGSPESAAEAFAGLVNAATLQNLRAMDQLLIDGGLSLSERQQTLHARLEQGAKRESERQ comes from the coding sequence ATGAGCGAGCTCATCGTCCATCATCACCAGCAAACCACTCTAGCCATCGATCCAGCAGACGGGATGGTCAACGCGAGCCTTCTGGTCAAGCGCTTCAGCGGCCGAAATCCTGTTGAATATCTGATGCTCGACAGCACAATCCCCACCCTCGCAAGGATTGCCGAAACCAACAGCAAGCCGCTTGCCAGTCACTGGCAGAACAGCCGGCTACGCACCAGCAATCGCCTAGACTTCCTTCGCGAAATCACTGCCGTCGGCATCATCCGCCAGACACCCGGAACAGTTGATGGCCACAAGGCAGCAGCGCCAGGAGTGGCTGGCAACGGCGTCCGCGACTTCGTCCCAGGCCTGTGGGTTCATTCGGACTTGGCTGCTGGCCTGGCTCGCTGGGCCGAATGCCGAGGAGAAAGCTGGCGACCAAGCCCGCTGGCTGAGTTCGTCGAGCAGGTGCTGGCCGAGCAAACCGGCGGTAAAGCTTCCACCCAGAAGGGTTCGCCGGAGAGCGCAGCTGAAGCCTTTGCCGGTCTGGTGAATGCCGCCACCTTGCAGAACCTGCGCGCGATGGATCAGTTGTTGATCGACGGCGGCCTGTCCCTCAGCGAGCGCCAGCAGACGTTGCATGCCCGCCTGGAGCAAGGCGCCAAACGGGAGAGCGAGCGCCAATGA